A single genomic interval of Malania oleifera isolate guangnan ecotype guangnan chromosome 13, ASM2987363v1, whole genome shotgun sequence harbors:
- the LOC131145893 gene encoding WUSCHEL-related homeobox 1, giving the protein MWMMGYNNAGDFNTPAPDSFAGRKLRPLMPWPNINGATTAPPPCLNRIHGTDLFPLNHHLWGEEQNKRELSSSTQQVIVSSRWNPTPDQLQTLEELYRRGTRTPSADQIQHITAQLRRYGKIEGKNVFYWFQNHKARERQKRRRQMESLADGRQLVLDVETFERKESGAGRTVYEVEQTKNWAPSTNCSTLAEESVPIQKAWRTATATAAASDGWIQLDELGGLQQRQSLVERNATWQMMHLSRPFPHTHLINTSYSATAANTNATSIAAAAATAAVRSNRDPKHIKPHDLNIFLAPHREEEDEEEDNNGEERCGDDSSQTLQLFPLRGSSDGESINVTEKETAMSTAAMDATFCTPSQFIEFLPLKY; this is encoded by the exons ATGTGGATGATGGGCTACAACAACGCCGGCGACTTCAACACGCCTGCACCAGATTCCTTCGCCGGCCGGAAGCTTCGACCTCTTATGCCATGGCCCAACATTAACGGTGCAACTACAGCACCTCCTCCTTGTCTCAACCGCATCCACGGCACTGATCTTTTCCCTCTAAATCACCATCtct GGGGTGAAGAGCAAAATAAGAGAGAGTTAAGCAGTAGTACACAACAGGTTATAGTGAGTTCACGGTGGAATCCCACGCCGGACCAGCTCCAAACCCTTGAAGAACTATACCGGCGGGGGACGCGGACCCCTTCCGCAGATCAAATTCAGCACATCACCGCACAGCTCCGCCGCTACGGTAAGATTGAAGGCAAAAATGTTTTCTACTGGTTCCAAAATCACAAGGCCAGGGAACGCCAGAAACGCCGCCGCCAAATGGAGTCCCTCGCCGACGGCCGGCAGTTAGTCCTCGACGTCGAAACCTTCGAGAGGAAAGAATCAG GGGCAGGCAGGACAGTTTATGAAGTTGAACAGACAAAGAACTGGGCACCTTCTACGAACTGCAGTACACTTGCAGAG GAATCTGTTCCAATACAAAAGGCATGGAGAACAGCAACAGCAACAGCTGCAGCATCAGACGGATGGATCCAACTCGATGAATTAGGAGGACTGCAGCAAAGACAAAGCCTGGTCGAGAGGAATGCCACGTGGCAGATGATGCATTTGTCTCGTCCTTTCCCTCACACCCACCTCATAAACACATCTTATTCTGCTACTGCTGCTAATACTAATGCTACTTCAATTGctgcagcagcagcaacagcagcTGTGAGAAGTAATAGGGACCCAAAGCACATTAAACCTCACGACCTGAACATATTTCTTGCACCACAcagagaagaagaagacgaagaagaagataACAATGGCGAGGAACGCTGTGGGGACGACAGTTCTCAAACCCTCCAGCTGTTTCCTCTTCGGGGCAGCAGCGACGGCGAAAGCATTAATGTTACCGAGAAGGAGActgcgatgtcgacggcagccaTGGACGCCACCTTCTGTACTCCCAGCCAGTTCATTGAGTTTCTCCCATTGAAGtactaa